One Nostoc sp. UHCC 0302 DNA window includes the following coding sequences:
- a CDS encoding TenA family transcriptional regulator: MTITCKLLLQNHAQDWQEATVHPFLEQCQLGIIQLQQFNTWLMQDYLFVVEFTRMVGRVLASAPPQHFDVILGGLAALKDELNWFQEKATQRQLNLNINKQPTCREYCEYMQSLAEKPYPVQATAFWAIELAYNQGWQLPGKMPAPYNEFAERWGNIDFTKYVKLLEQQANDVLETAEEEIQKQAEESFLMVAKFEHNFWQMAFHIAQHESR; the protein is encoded by the coding sequence ATGACTATTACCTGCAAACTTCTTTTACAAAATCACGCTCAAGATTGGCAAGAAGCAACTGTGCATCCCTTCCTAGAACAGTGTCAGTTAGGTATAATTCAACTCCAGCAATTCAATACATGGTTAATGCAAGATTATCTGTTTGTTGTAGAATTTACGCGGATGGTAGGGCGAGTATTAGCCAGCGCACCTCCACAACATTTTGATGTGATACTTGGGGGATTGGCAGCTCTTAAAGACGAACTCAATTGGTTTCAAGAAAAAGCTACCCAACGACAACTGAATCTTAATATAAATAAACAACCAACCTGTAGAGAATACTGTGAATATATGCAGAGTCTTGCAGAAAAGCCTTATCCTGTGCAAGCAACTGCATTTTGGGCTATTGAATTAGCCTATAATCAAGGTTGGCAACTACCAGGTAAAATGCCTGCACCTTACAATGAATTTGCAGAAAGATGGGGAAATATTGATTTTACAAAGTATGTAAAACTTTTGGAACAGCAAGCTAATGATGTTTTAGAAACGGCAGAAGAGGAAATTCAAAAACAAGCTGAAGAATCTTTTTTGATGGTGGCAAAATTTGAACATAATTTCTGGCAGATGGCTTTTCACATAGCACAGCATGAATCAAGATAA
- a CDS encoding M28 family peptidase — MTPLKRNQTNFYLKALLVAVLVALPTAGNSQVAHLKNVVDYFPKAEAKENESTNATYADVQALVNMGARVAGTPVMEKASTYLINQYRKVGYITKVQTFKYEKFADLGSNLTINGAIIEGRAINGTISSKLNAALVAIPNFGRPSDFASVNVKGAIAIVRRGEIRFSEKAKNAAAAGAVGLVIVNNQPGNLNGGTLGEPVKIPVLALSSDRGNSLLQQAQNPPVNISLNVNVQQQVITGRNIIAHLPGVTQPKLLLGGHYDSVVGSPGANDNASGTAVVLSLARNLANTTLARQTWFVAFDGEEDGLHGSRAFVNAAAPEFLSELKGMLNFDMVGVNNQLLIGGTSSLIAFAKAVDPDVKIFGSSYGGSDHASFANKDVPILFFYRGQEPNYHTPNDKIVDTKMLNETTQVGLSIVRELLK; from the coding sequence ATGACTCCCTTAAAGAGAAACCAAACAAATTTTTATTTAAAAGCCCTACTAGTAGCTGTCCTGGTTGCATTACCGACGGCTGGCAATTCGCAAGTAGCTCACTTAAAAAATGTTGTAGATTATTTCCCAAAAGCTGAAGCTAAAGAGAACGAGAGTACCAATGCAACTTATGCAGATGTGCAAGCTTTGGTAAATATGGGTGCGCGAGTAGCTGGTACACCAGTTATGGAAAAGGCAAGTACCTATTTAATTAATCAGTACCGTAAAGTTGGTTACATTACCAAAGTTCAGACTTTTAAGTATGAAAAGTTTGCAGACTTAGGTTCAAACCTCACTATTAATGGTGCGATTATTGAAGGTCGGGCAATCAATGGCACAATTTCTAGCAAGCTGAATGCAGCACTAGTAGCAATTCCCAACTTTGGACGACCTAGCGACTTTGCGTCTGTGAATGTTAAAGGTGCGATCGCGATCGTTCGGCGTGGTGAAATCCGCTTTTCTGAAAAAGCTAAAAATGCCGCTGCGGCGGGGGCGGTTGGTTTAGTTATTGTCAACAATCAACCAGGGAATTTAAATGGCGGTACATTAGGCGAACCAGTGAAAATTCCTGTCCTCGCACTTTCAAGCGATCGCGGTAATTCCTTGCTTCAGCAGGCGCAAAATCCACCAGTCAATATCAGCTTAAATGTCAATGTTCAACAGCAGGTTATTACTGGACGTAATATTATTGCTCATTTACCAGGGGTAACTCAGCCAAAGCTTCTACTTGGTGGACACTACGACTCTGTGGTAGGTTCTCCAGGAGCAAACGATAATGCTTCTGGAACAGCAGTTGTGCTGTCGCTAGCTCGTAATTTAGCTAACACAACTCTTGCCCGTCAAACTTGGTTCGTTGCTTTCGATGGCGAGGAAGACGGCTTGCACGGCTCACGGGCTTTTGTGAATGCTGCTGCACCAGAGTTTCTCTCAGAATTGAAAGGAATGCTGAATTTCGACATGGTTGGTGTTAACAACCAGCTTCTTATTGGTGGTACATCATCGTTAATCGCATTCGCTAAAGCTGTTGACCCGGATGTAAAAATCTTTGGTTCTTCCTATGGTGGTAGCGACCATGCATCATTTGCTAACAAAGATGTGCCAATCCTTTTTTTCTACCGGGGACAGGAACCGAATTACCATACACCGAATGATAAAATAGTAGATACAAAAATGTTGAATGAAACTACGCAAGTAGGGCTGAGTATTGTCAGAGAGTTACTGAAATAG
- a CDS encoding S-layer homology domain-containing protein — protein sequence MIKVSKWQSGFALLVGLGIMISAVTHLVIAAPKLAQSEFTDIQGNWSESCITQLASQGIISGYPNRTFRPNSPVTRAEFAAMIGKAFPNAPKTRNSVDFVDVSSNYWAYSAIKTTSETAFLSGYPGKVFKPSQNIPRAQVLVALASGLNYSPSQSAITTLKANFADASKVPDYAQNGIAAATEKRLVVDYPDVKYLNPNKLATRAEVSAFLCQALAGSGKISNAIPEQYIAGSGSFTPTSSGSTSSNSTSTYYVSSQGSDKGKGTQSSPWRTLNKALASVPADKGYTIRVGAGTFDLGEKAVSVPSGVKLVGSGVNSTTIMGQVQLAKVKNLTVSGIKFDGKNRAYEVGMRIRDANKLEIHDLAFNSYANSALNMERVSNANFYNINVTDSTYNNRVPGKSTKQSSAFDFGNLTNVDFHDINIDTTTRGGRAMGTTSDAWAKGPGSNRPAGELRNVKFYNLDIKVDKWNGWGSGYTPQMAIELWNHNCYNCEVYNSTFNSTVSLASPENKLPTNIRVHHNLWYGPKNPFYACEVSSNNIEFDHNYIRGGSYPIASFGYKYPNLNVHHNVFEKTGGPILIGNFRNQKDNFKFTNNTVYINNSKDPIFRFHKGESKNQKISNNIFYNLAKTPNNSLGLSVGVQNNLFFNVKPAGSGAKQFDPKFKLSGTLPSPYYVPTNGSTAKLGAIQTSDSTWIVGNKTS from the coding sequence ATGATTAAAGTCTCCAAATGGCAGTCTGGCTTTGCTTTACTAGTTGGATTGGGAATAATGATTAGTGCAGTTACCCATCTAGTGATAGCAGCACCAAAGCTAGCTCAATCTGAATTTACGGATATTCAAGGTAACTGGTCTGAGTCATGCATTACACAACTTGCCAGTCAAGGCATTATTAGTGGTTACCCAAATCGTACTTTTCGACCAAATTCCCCTGTGACTCGCGCCGAGTTTGCAGCAATGATAGGTAAGGCTTTTCCTAACGCGCCTAAGACTCGCAACTCAGTTGATTTTGTGGATGTATCCTCGAATTACTGGGCCTACTCTGCGATTAAAACAACTTCTGAAACAGCATTCCTCTCAGGTTACCCTGGTAAAGTTTTCAAACCTAGCCAAAATATTCCTCGCGCTCAAGTTTTGGTGGCTTTGGCTAGCGGCCTAAATTATTCTCCGAGTCAGTCTGCTATTACAACATTGAAAGCTAATTTTGCTGATGCAAGTAAAGTTCCTGACTATGCACAAAATGGAATAGCAGCAGCAACTGAAAAACGTCTTGTTGTTGATTATCCTGACGTTAAGTACCTCAATCCCAATAAGTTAGCCACTCGTGCTGAGGTATCAGCTTTCTTGTGTCAAGCTTTAGCTGGCTCTGGAAAAATTTCTAATGCTATCCCTGAGCAGTACATTGCAGGTAGTGGTAGCTTTACCCCTACATCTAGTGGCTCTACATCTAGTAACTCCACTTCTACATACTACGTAAGTAGCCAAGGGTCAGATAAAGGTAAAGGCACACAGTCTTCACCCTGGCGTACCCTGAACAAAGCTCTAGCCTCCGTTCCTGCTGATAAAGGATATACTATCCGAGTTGGAGCCGGGACTTTTGATTTAGGTGAGAAAGCAGTCTCAGTCCCATCAGGAGTAAAGCTTGTAGGTTCAGGAGTTAATTCGACCACCATCATGGGACAGGTTCAGCTAGCTAAAGTTAAAAACCTAACCGTAAGTGGGATTAAATTTGATGGCAAAAATCGTGCTTATGAAGTGGGTATGCGTATTCGAGATGCCAATAAATTAGAAATTCATGATTTGGCATTTAATAGCTACGCCAATTCAGCGCTGAATATGGAGAGGGTATCTAATGCTAACTTCTACAACATTAACGTTACAGATAGTACCTATAACAATCGCGTTCCAGGCAAAAGCACCAAGCAATCATCTGCTTTTGATTTTGGGAACCTGACAAATGTTGATTTCCATGACATAAATATTGACACCACCACACGTGGTGGACGAGCAATGGGAACTACCAGTGATGCTTGGGCAAAGGGGCCTGGCTCAAATCGCCCAGCTGGGGAGTTAAGGAATGTTAAATTTTATAACTTGGATATTAAGGTCGATAAGTGGAATGGTTGGGGTAGCGGCTATACTCCACAAATGGCTATAGAGCTTTGGAATCACAATTGTTACAACTGCGAAGTTTATAATTCTACCTTTAATAGTACGGTATCCTTAGCATCCCCTGAGAATAAGCTACCAACTAACATTCGTGTACATCATAATCTTTGGTATGGGCCCAAAAATCCCTTCTATGCTTGCGAAGTATCAAGCAACAATATTGAATTTGACCATAACTATATTCGCGGAGGCTCTTATCCTATTGCTTCGTTTGGGTATAAGTATCCGAACTTGAATGTCCATCACAACGTCTTTGAAAAAACAGGCGGCCCCATTTTAATTGGTAATTTCCGTAACCAAAAGGACAATTTCAAGTTTACTAACAACACTGTGTATATTAACAACTCCAAAGATCCAATCTTCCGTTTTCACAAAGGAGAGAGTAAGAACCAGAAGATTAGTAATAATATTTTCTATAATTTAGCTAAGACGCCTAACAATTCGCTGGGATTATCAGTTGGTGTACAAAATAACCTGTTTTTCAACGTTAAACCAGCAGGTTCTGGTGCAAAGCAATTTGATCCTAAATTCAAACTTTCAGGAACTTTGCCTTCACCATATTACGTACCTACTAACGGCAGTACAGCTAAACTCGGTGCTATCCAGACAAGTGATTCAACGTGGATAGTAGGAAATAAGACCAGCTGA
- a CDS encoding Gfo/Idh/MocA family oxidoreductase → MAATNEKRKIRYAVVGLGWFAQEAALPAFAPAENSEVVALVSDDPTKREELSKQYGIQRTYSYEEYEDCLTSGEIDAVYIALPNHLHCEYTVRAANQAIHVLCEKPMAVTEQECETMIKAANDNGVKLMIAYRLHLEPANLEAVEILRSQQIGEPRIFNSVFSQQVEEGNIRLRNVTGGGTLYDIGIYCINAVRYLFQDEPTEVFAVAANKGEQRFSEVEEMATATLRFPNERLATFTCSFGGAKVSTYQVVGTKGDLRVESAYTWHGDLKHYLTIDGETQERTFPAHDQLAAEFTYFSDCILQDKDPEPSGTEGLSDVRIIQALYRSIEIGQPVRIETIDRDTRPTSDQAIEHPATEEKPELINAAPPSGKS, encoded by the coding sequence ATGGCAGCTACAAACGAAAAACGCAAAATTCGTTACGCCGTCGTGGGTTTAGGTTGGTTTGCTCAAGAAGCCGCCTTGCCTGCATTTGCCCCTGCGGAAAACTCTGAAGTAGTTGCGCTAGTTTCGGATGACCCTACTAAGCGAGAAGAACTTAGTAAACAATATGGCATTCAACGTACTTATTCCTATGAAGAGTACGAAGACTGTCTTACAAGCGGAGAGATTGATGCAGTTTATATTGCGCTGCCTAATCACCTACATTGCGAGTACACTGTGCGGGCAGCCAATCAGGCAATTCATGTGCTGTGTGAAAAGCCGATGGCCGTGACTGAACAAGAGTGCGAGACCATGATTAAAGCTGCCAATGACAACGGTGTAAAGTTGATGATTGCCTATCGCTTACACTTAGAGCCAGCAAACTTAGAAGCAGTCGAAATTTTGCGATCGCAGCAAATTGGTGAACCGCGAATTTTCAACTCAGTTTTTAGTCAGCAAGTAGAAGAAGGTAACATTCGTTTACGTAATGTTACAGGTGGTGGAACACTGTATGATATTGGCATCTATTGTATTAACGCTGTACGATACCTGTTTCAAGACGAACCAACCGAAGTTTTTGCCGTAGCAGCCAATAAAGGGGAACAACGCTTCAGCGAAGTCGAAGAAATGGCTACTGCTACCTTACGCTTTCCCAATGAGCGACTCGCGACATTTACCTGTAGCTTTGGAGGAGCAAAGGTTTCCACCTATCAAGTTGTAGGAACCAAAGGTGACTTGCGGGTAGAATCTGCCTATACCTGGCATGGAGATTTGAAGCACTACCTGACAATTGATGGTGAGACTCAAGAACGCACCTTTCCTGCGCACGACCAGCTAGCAGCTGAATTTACCTACTTCTCAGATTGCATCTTACAAGATAAAGATCCAGAGCCATCCGGGACAGAAGGATTAAGCGATGTTCGGATTATTCAAGCACTCTATCGCTCAATTGAGATAGGTCAACCTGTACGGATAGAAACTATTGATCGAGATACACGTCCGACATCGGATCAAGCTATTGAGCATCCTGCCACTGAGGAAAAACCAGAGCTAATTAATGCTGCTCCACCTTCTGGCAAGTCTTAG
- a CDS encoding pentapeptide repeat-containing protein: MFLSTATDTGKTDMKADELLNNYARGIRDFTAVNLSEANLSGADLRGATLDRAILDGANLSNANLMQTSLIEADLNGADLSNANLSGSNLGGAILDGAILDGATLDGANLSQADLTVAKLIDANLSEAELQQATLQAANLDGADLSGADLSVANLTQANLTKADLHEANLSGANLEGANTEGTILDENA; encoded by the coding sequence ATGTTCCTTAGCACAGCTACAGATACTGGTAAAACAGATATGAAAGCAGATGAACTTCTGAACAACTATGCTAGAGGCATCAGAGACTTTACTGCTGTTAACTTGAGCGAGGCAAACTTGAGCGGAGCCGATCTTAGGGGAGCAACTTTAGATAGAGCTATCTTAGATGGAGCTAATCTTAGCAATGCTAATTTAATGCAAACTAGTTTAATTGAAGCTGACTTGAACGGGGCAGATTTGAGCAATGCCAACCTAAGTGGTAGCAATTTAGGTGGAGCTATCTTGGATGGAGCTATCTTGGATGGAGCAACTCTAGATGGAGCGAATTTGAGTCAGGCTGATTTGACTGTTGCTAAATTAATTGATGCAAACTTGAGCGAAGCAGAGTTGCAGCAAGCAACCTTACAAGCTGCAAATCTGGATGGCGCTGATTTAAGCGGAGCAGACTTAAGTGTAGCCAACCTAACGCAAGCCAATCTCACCAAAGCAGACTTACACGAGGCAAATCTAAGTGGAGCAAATTTAGAGGGTGCTAATACAGAAGGAACAATTTTGGATGAGAATGCGTAA
- a CDS encoding DoxX family protein gives MNSVLDKVHHRKELLRGIFAVALIIVGITHFLRPEQYARIVPPPFPPLTSVYVSGFFEILGGIGLTIPFVSVAAAWGLISLFIAVFPANIYMTLHNIQVDGIPHNQLLYLIRLPFQAVLIAWAYWCTRQPETQRGASEFIKQTKLISKDV, from the coding sequence ATGAATTCTGTACTTGACAAAGTTCATCACCGCAAAGAATTATTACGTGGTATTTTTGCCGTTGCTCTGATTATCGTCGGTATCACCCATTTTCTGAGACCAGAGCAATACGCTCGCATTGTACCGCCACCATTTCCGCCATTAACATCTGTTTATGTTAGCGGTTTCTTTGAAATTCTAGGTGGTATTGGCTTAACAATTCCATTTGTCAGTGTAGCAGCAGCATGGGGACTAATTTCCTTATTTATTGCTGTGTTTCCTGCCAATATTTATATGACTTTGCACAATATTCAAGTTGATGGAATTCCTCATAATCAATTACTTTATTTAATAAGATTACCATTTCAGGCAGTGTTGATTGCCTGGGCATATTGGTGTACTCGTCAACCAGAGACGCAACGAGGAGCATCAGAATTTATTAAACAGACAAAGTTGATTTCTAAAGATGTCTAA